The following are from one region of the Juglans regia cultivar Chandler chromosome 10, Walnut 2.0, whole genome shotgun sequence genome:
- the LOC118349703 gene encoding protein FAR1-RELATED SEQUENCE 5-like codes for MEKGEESTRPTSSATRPASTTAMTQLPTGVPFRPPIAYPYAPPIPYPGCSSNSKDMTEPSSSTRPEPSSSTRRTLFSSESNTYQDSSNVGDEFIEQEQEFDNSVVEEVPSMVEEVPSSSHGNDDDGVIEPRPGMSFKTEHELLDFYKKYGKQIGFDVMTQRSKREDDVSVRYLTLGCARGGKARNRTSNVSKPRPTTKTDCKAKINAIVLDGVLRITIVDNAHNHGLSPRKARFFRCNRAIDASVKRQLDINDKAGISMAKSFNSLVVEAGGYDNLPFVEKDARNYIDKARHLRLGKGGADALRGYFERMQYKNDGFYSLMDLDDEGRLKNVFWADARSRSAYGYFGDVVTFDTTYLTNRYGMPFAPFVGVNHHGQSILFGVGLISSEDTNTFVWLFETWLKCMDMRAPNAIITDQDRAMKNAIAIVFPKTRHRYCLWHIMRKLPEKLGSHSKYNDGLKSALHKCVYDCQTSEEFEKSWEVFLDTYNLHENVWLQSLYTERMHWVPVYLKDTFWAGMSITQRSESINAFFDGFVHSGTTLKEFVDQFDNALRKR; via the exons atggagaaaggggaagaaagcaCAAGGCCTACCAGCAGTGCTACAAGGCCTGCTAGCACTACTGCAATGACCCAG CTTCCAACAGGAGTACCGTTTAGACCACCAATTGCCTATCCTTATGCTCCTCCAATTCCCTATCCGGGATGTTCAAGTAATTCTAAGGACATGACAGAACCCTCCTCGTCTACTAGGCCAGAACCCTCATCGTCTACTAGGCGAACGTTGTTTTCTTCTGAAAGCAATACTTATCAGGATAGTTCAAATGTGGGAGACGAGTTCATTGAACAAGAGCAG GAGTTTGATAATTCAGTGGTTGAGGAAGTACCATCAATGGTTGAGGAAGTACCATCGAGCAGCCATGGAAATGACGATGATGGTGTTATAGAGCCGAGGCCGGGGATGTCATTTAAAACTGAGCATGAGCTTTTAGACTTCTATAAGAAATATGGAAAACAGATTGGGTTTGATGTAATGACCCAAAGAAGTAAAAGGGAAGACGATGTGAGTGTTAGGTATTTAACACTTGGTTGTGCTCGTGGTGGTAAGGCAAGGAACCGTACCTCGAATGTTTCTAAACCACGGCCGACAACAAAGACGGATTGTAAGGCTAAGATTAATGCAATCGTGCTTGATGGGGTGTTGCGTATAACTATTGTTGATAATGCACACAACCATGGGTTAAGTCCAAGAAAGGCAAGGTTTTTTAGATGTAATCGTGCTATCGATGCTTCTGTAAAAAGACAACTAGATATCAACGACAAGGCAGGAATAAGTATGGCTAAAAGTTTCAACTCGTTGGTTGTCGAGGCAGGTGGATATGATAATCTTCCATTTGTTGAGAAGGATGCGCGGAATTATATTGATAAGGCCCGACACCTTAGGCTTGGTAAAGGAGGTGCTGATGCACTCCGTGGCTACTTTGAGAGAATGCAGTATAAGAATGATGGGTTCTATTCCTTGATGGATTTAGACGACGAGGGAAGATTAAAGAATGTTTTTTGGGCCGATGCACGTAGTAGATCAGCATATGGCTATTTTGGAGATGTTGTGACATTTGACACaacatacctaacaaatagatatggCATGCCATTTGCCCCTTTCGTAGGTGTTAACCATCATGGACAATCAATACTTTTTGGAGTAGGTTTGATTTCAAGTGAAGATACTAATacatttgtttggttgtttgagACTTGGTTGAAATGTATGGATATGAGAGCACCAAATGCTATCATCACTGACCAGGATAGGGCCATGAAAAATGCCATAGCAATAGTCTTCCCGAAGACCCGACACAGGTATTGTTTATGGCACATTATGCGAAAACTACCAGAGAAGTTAGGTTCCCATTCTAAATATAATGATGGATTGAAGAGCGCATTACACAAATGTGTTTATGATTGCCAAACTTCTGAAGAGTTTGAGAAGTCTTGGGAGGTGTTCCTTGATACGTATAATTTGCATGAGAATGTATGGCTTCAAAGTCTATATACTGAGAGGATGCATTGGGTTCCTGTATATCTTAAAGATacattttgggctggaatgagcaTAACTCAAAGAAGTGAgagcattaatgcattttttgatgGTTTTGTGCATTCGGGGACAACGTTAAAAGAGTTCGTTGATCAGTTTGACAATGCATTGAGAAAGAGATGA